In one window of Bradyrhizobium sp. AZCC 1721 DNA:
- a CDS encoding ABC transporter ATP-binding protein: MTLVVKNLKLALPPGGDRAHAVDDVSFDLTAGKILCVVGESGSGKSMCAHALMGLLPDTLTAESGEILFEGRNLLSLSRAEWLAFRGRGIAMVFQEPMTALNPLMRIGEQIAEMFEAHGLLTPKERQQKALALIREVGLPDPERAVRAYPHQLSGGQRQRAMIAMALALEPAVLVADEPTTALDVTTQAQILKLIRDLQRRRNMAVMFITHDFGVVAEIADRVVVLQHGKVVEQGAADDVLLRAQHPYTRALLAAVPTLQPPQRTPLPDRNKAVEVIGLGKTYVSGGGWFRAERRVEAAKEVSFDIVRGETLGLVGESGSGKSSVARLVMRLIEPDAGTVRIGDVDLTRISGKALREQRRRIQMVFQDPFASLNPRRKVGNIITDGPIAHGVDPAAARKRAGELLGLVGLNAGAMERFPHEFSGGQRQRIGIARALALDPEILVADEAVSALDVSVQAQVLDLLEDLKARLGLSMLFITHDLRVAAQICDRIAVMQHGAIVELKSASLLFAAPEHTYTRELLSAVPGQTSSSKAA, translated from the coding sequence ATGACCCTCGTCGTCAAGAACTTGAAGCTGGCGCTGCCGCCGGGCGGTGACCGTGCCCACGCCGTGGACGACGTTTCGTTCGATCTCACCGCCGGAAAAATCCTCTGCGTGGTCGGTGAATCCGGCTCCGGCAAATCGATGTGCGCCCACGCGCTGATGGGGCTGCTGCCGGATACGTTGACGGCAGAATCCGGAGAGATTCTGTTCGAGGGAAGGAACCTCTTGTCGCTCAGCCGGGCGGAATGGCTGGCGTTCCGCGGCCGCGGCATCGCGATGGTGTTCCAGGAGCCGATGACGGCGCTCAATCCATTGATGCGCATCGGCGAGCAGATCGCCGAGATGTTCGAGGCGCATGGCCTACTGACGCCGAAGGAGCGGCAGCAGAAAGCCCTCGCCTTGATCCGCGAAGTCGGCCTTCCCGATCCCGAGCGCGCGGTGCGCGCCTATCCCCATCAACTGTCCGGCGGCCAGCGCCAGCGGGCCATGATTGCCATGGCATTGGCACTAGAGCCGGCCGTGCTGGTGGCCGACGAACCGACGACGGCGCTCGACGTCACGACGCAGGCGCAGATCCTCAAGCTGATCCGCGACCTGCAGCGCCGCCGCAACATGGCCGTCATGTTCATCACCCATGATTTTGGCGTCGTCGCCGAGATTGCCGATCGCGTGGTCGTGCTTCAGCACGGCAAGGTCGTCGAACAGGGCGCTGCCGACGACGTGCTGCTCCGCGCGCAACATCCCTATACCCGCGCATTGCTCGCCGCCGTTCCAACCCTGCAGCCGCCGCAGCGGACGCCCCTGCCCGATCGCAATAAGGCGGTGGAAGTGATCGGGCTCGGCAAGACCTATGTCAGCGGCGGCGGATGGTTCCGCGCCGAACGGCGCGTAGAGGCGGCAAAAGAAGTCAGCTTCGACATCGTCCGCGGCGAGACACTCGGCCTAGTCGGCGAATCCGGTTCTGGAAAATCCTCGGTGGCGCGGCTCGTGATGCGCCTGATCGAGCCCGACGCCGGCACCGTCCGCATCGGCGATGTCGATCTCACCCGCATCAGCGGCAAGGCGCTGCGCGAGCAGCGCCGCCGCATCCAGATGGTGTTTCAGGATCCGTTCGCCTCGCTCAATCCGCGCCGGAAAGTCGGCAACATCATCACGGATGGGCCGATTGCGCATGGCGTCGATCCGGCGGCCGCGCGAAAACGTGCCGGTGAACTGCTTGGCCTCGTCGGCCTCAACGCCGGCGCGATGGAACGATTTCCGCATGAGTTCTCCGGCGGGCAACGCCAGCGCATTGGAATCGCGCGAGCGCTGGCGCTCGACCCGGAAATCCTTGTCGCCGACGAAGCGGTCTCCGCGCTCGACGTATCGGTGCAGGCCCAGGTGCTGGACCTGCTGGAGGATTTGAAGGCCCGGCTCGGTCTGTCGATGCTGTTCATCACCCACGATTTGCGCGTGGCCGCGCAGATTTGTGACCGCATCGCCGTAATGCAGCATGGCGCGATCGTCGAACTCAAATCCGCGTCGCTGCTGTTCGCGGCCCCCGAGCACACCTACACGCGCGAACTGCTCTCGGCGGTGCCTGGCCAGACGTCATCGTCCAAGGCGGCATGA
- a CDS encoding ABC transporter permease produces MKQVSRMLLRNPGGMIGITILIVAVTVALIGPLLFPTSPWRMVQRPFLPPFTLANFPLGTDALGRDVMAGIIYGARVSLLVGLISTLASLAVGIPLGAMAGYFGGKIDDALMRFTEFFQTVPSFALAIVLVAIMQPSIVSIVAAIAIVSWPPVARLVRGEVLSLRTREYVQAAVVTGQTNWWIIWREILPNALSPVIVLASLMVATAILLESSLSFLGLGDPNLMSWGYMVGAGRTVIRQAWWITVFPGIAILVSVLALNLIGEGLNDALNPRLAKGGR; encoded by the coding sequence ATGAAACAGGTTTCGCGAATGCTGTTGCGCAATCCCGGCGGCATGATCGGCATCACGATCCTCATCGTTGCGGTGACTGTCGCCCTGATTGGCCCGCTGCTGTTTCCGACCTCGCCGTGGCGCATGGTGCAGCGGCCGTTCCTGCCGCCGTTCACGCTGGCCAACTTTCCGCTCGGCACCGATGCGCTCGGCCGCGACGTGATGGCCGGCATCATCTACGGTGCGCGCGTCTCGCTGCTGGTCGGACTGATCTCGACGCTGGCCTCGCTCGCGGTCGGCATTCCGCTCGGCGCGATGGCCGGATATTTCGGCGGCAAGATCGACGATGCCCTGATGCGGTTCACCGAGTTCTTCCAGACCGTTCCGAGCTTTGCGCTGGCGATCGTGCTCGTCGCGATCATGCAACCGTCCATCGTCTCGATCGTGGCCGCCATTGCCATCGTGAGCTGGCCGCCGGTGGCACGGCTGGTGCGCGGCGAGGTGCTGTCGTTGCGCACGCGCGAATACGTCCAGGCGGCGGTCGTGACCGGCCAGACCAACTGGTGGATCATCTGGCGCGAGATCCTGCCCAACGCGCTGTCGCCCGTCATCGTGCTGGCTTCGCTGATGGTCGCGACCGCGATCCTGCTCGAGTCCTCGCTCTCCTTTCTCGGTCTCGGCGACCCCAACCTGATGTCGTGGGGCTACATGGTCGGCGCCGGCCGCACCGTGATCCGTCAGGCCTGGTGGATCACGGTATTCCCCGGCATCGCCATTCTGGTTTCGGTGCTGGCGCTGAACCTGATCGGCGAAGGCCTCAACGACGCGCTCAACCCTCGCCTCGCCAAGGGAGGACGCTGA
- a CDS encoding ABC transporter permease, with product MISFIAQRIAKAIVVLLALVVMNFFLIRMAPGDPAVVMAGEAGAGDQLFIAQLREKFGLDQPLPVQLFLYVKGIVSLDLGFSFRQQMPVSKLILDRLPATLLLTGTAFAISLAFGILFGALAARFAGTWADTAITIAALIFYATPLFWVALMAILLFSVTMDWLPSFGYETVGAGYTGLAHVLDVAAHLILPATTIGLFFMATYVRMTRASMLEVSRLDFVKTARAKGLSDAVIQRRHVLRNALLPVVTLAGLQAGTLVGGAVLTETVFAWPGIGRLMYEALLQRDYNLLLGVFVVCSAMVLAFNLITDLVYRSVDPRIEFAA from the coding sequence ATGATCTCCTTCATCGCCCAGCGGATCGCGAAAGCTATCGTCGTTCTTCTCGCGCTTGTCGTCATGAACTTCTTCCTGATCCGGATGGCGCCGGGCGATCCGGCGGTGGTGATGGCGGGCGAAGCCGGCGCGGGCGACCAGCTCTTCATCGCCCAGCTCCGCGAGAAGTTCGGCCTCGATCAGCCGCTACCGGTGCAACTGTTTCTCTATGTCAAGGGCATCGTCAGCCTCGATCTCGGATTTTCGTTCCGCCAGCAGATGCCGGTCTCGAAGCTGATCCTCGATCGCCTGCCGGCGACGCTGTTGCTGACGGGCACCGCGTTCGCGATCTCGCTCGCGTTCGGCATCCTGTTCGGCGCATTGGCGGCGCGCTTTGCCGGCACCTGGGCCGACACCGCGATTACGATCGCGGCGCTGATCTTCTACGCCACGCCGCTGTTCTGGGTCGCGTTGATGGCGATTCTGTTGTTTTCGGTCACGATGGATTGGCTGCCGAGTTTTGGTTATGAGACGGTCGGCGCAGGCTACACCGGCCTTGCCCATGTCCTCGACGTCGCCGCCCATCTGATCCTGCCGGCGACGACGATCGGGCTGTTCTTCATGGCGACCTACGTCCGCATGACGCGCGCCTCGATGCTGGAGGTTAGCCGGCTCGACTTCGTCAAGACCGCGCGCGCCAAGGGACTGTCGGATGCCGTGATCCAGCGCCGTCACGTGCTGCGCAACGCGCTGTTGCCGGTCGTCACCCTGGCCGGCCTGCAGGCTGGCACTCTGGTCGGCGGCGCCGTACTGACTGAAACCGTGTTCGCCTGGCCCGGCATCGGCCGCCTGATGTACGAGGCGCTGCTGCAGCGCGACTATAATCTGTTGCTCGGCGTCTTCGTCGTCTGCTCGGCCATGGTGCTGGCCTTCAACCTGATCACGGACCTCGTCTATCGCTCCGTCGATCCCCGCATCGAGTTCGCCGCATGA
- a CDS encoding ABC transporter substrate-binding protein has protein sequence MCMLSTAAAAEGPKAGGVINAVIQPEPPSLMMGLVQNGPTQMVAGNVYEGLLRYSPKLDPLPGLAESWSVSEDGKVYTFKLVKGVTWHDGKPFTSADVLFSIEFLKQTHARARGNLAQLEKVEAPDESTVVFTLKQPFGPFIGIFEVGSLPMIPKHLYEGTDFKTNPANNTPVGTGPFMFREWQKGSFIRLVKNPSYHVKGKPNIDEIYWHVIPDAAARSVAYETGKVDVLPGGSVENFDVPRLSKLKNTCVTGAGWEFFSPHSWLWLNNRSGPTANKKFRQALMFAIDRNMAKDVVWNGLGKIATGPSGSAIKYYTNAVPKYDHDPAKAKALLKEAGYKGEKVRMLPLPYGETWQRWAEMVRQNLQDVGINVEMIATDVPGWNQKVSEWDYDIAFTYLYQYGDPALGVGRNYVSSQIAKGSPFNNVEGYSNPEIDKLFADGAVAFPDAAREEIYAKAQKILVEDVPVAWMLELQFPTITRCSVKNLITTGIGVNDGFRDAWIEK, from the coding sequence ATGTGCATGCTGAGCACCGCGGCGGCGGCCGAGGGGCCGAAAGCAGGCGGCGTGATCAACGCCGTGATCCAGCCTGAGCCGCCAAGCCTGATGATGGGTCTGGTGCAGAACGGCCCGACGCAGATGGTGGCCGGCAATGTCTACGAAGGCCTGCTCCGCTACAGCCCCAAGCTCGATCCCCTGCCCGGCCTCGCCGAAAGCTGGTCGGTCAGCGAGGACGGCAAGGTCTACACGTTCAAGCTCGTGAAGGGCGTGACCTGGCATGACGGCAAGCCGTTCACCTCGGCCGACGTGCTGTTCTCGATCGAGTTCCTGAAGCAGACGCACGCGCGCGCACGCGGCAATCTTGCGCAACTCGAAAAAGTGGAAGCGCCGGACGAATCCACCGTCGTCTTCACCCTGAAGCAGCCGTTCGGCCCGTTCATCGGCATCTTCGAAGTCGGCTCGCTGCCGATGATCCCGAAGCACCTCTATGAAGGCACCGATTTCAAGACCAATCCGGCCAACAACACCCCCGTCGGCACCGGCCCCTTCATGTTTAGGGAATGGCAGAAGGGCTCGTTCATCCGCCTCGTCAAGAATCCGAGCTACCACGTCAAGGGCAAGCCCAACATCGACGAGATCTACTGGCACGTGATTCCGGACGCCGCCGCACGTTCGGTCGCTTACGAGACCGGCAAGGTCGACGTGCTGCCGGGCGGCTCGGTGGAGAATTTCGACGTGCCGCGCTTGAGCAAGTTGAAGAACACATGCGTCACCGGCGCCGGCTGGGAATTCTTCAGCCCGCATTCCTGGCTCTGGCTCAACAACCGCTCCGGCCCCACCGCGAACAAGAAATTCCGCCAGGCGCTAATGTTTGCGATCGATCGCAACATGGCCAAGGACGTAGTCTGGAACGGCCTCGGCAAGATCGCGACCGGTCCGTCGGGCTCGGCGATCAAGTACTACACCAACGCGGTGCCGAAATACGACCACGATCCGGCCAAGGCGAAGGCCCTGCTCAAGGAAGCCGGCTATAAGGGTGAGAAGGTTCGCATGCTGCCCCTGCCCTATGGCGAGACGTGGCAGCGCTGGGCCGAGATGGTCCGCCAGAACCTGCAAGACGTCGGGATCAACGTCGAGATGATCGCGACCGACGTCCCCGGCTGGAACCAAAAAGTCTCCGAGTGGGACTACGATATCGCGTTCACTTATCTCTACCAGTACGGCGATCCCGCGCTCGGCGTTGGCCGCAACTATGTCTCGAGCCAGATCGCCAAGGGGTCGCCGTTCAACAATGTCGAAGGCTATTCGAACCCCGAGATCGACAAGCTGTTCGCCGACGGCGCGGTCGCCTTCCCCGACGCGGCGCGCGAGGAGATTTACGCCAAGGCGCAGAAGATCCTCGTCGAGGACGTGCCGGTGGCATGGATGCTCGAACTGCAATTCCCGACCATCACCCGCTGCAGCGTCAAGAACCTGATCACGACCGGCATCGGCGTCAACGACGGTTTCCGCGACGCCTGGATCGAGAAGTAA
- a CDS encoding class II aldolase/adducin family protein translates to MTSAAHHTAKAWPAVDDQTLQIRIDLAAAYRLIHRLGLDDSIYTHISVRLPGRQDRFLINPYGLRFEEVTASNLVTVDLDGNVIDDPMELGINPAGFTIHSAIHSARHDAICVLHTHTVAGIAVACQKQGLLPLNQWSLQFTDCLAYHDYEGIALDLDERSRLVADLGDKFVMVLRNHGLLTCGRSVAEAFKLMHNLERSCRAQLAIQSSGAEIIELSAAVARKTAGQYASFYDAIETNGVPDNEWAAFKRMLERTDPDFAN, encoded by the coding sequence ATGACAAGCGCAGCCCACCACACCGCGAAGGCCTGGCCGGCGGTAGATGACCAGACCCTGCAAATCCGGATCGACCTCGCGGCGGCCTACCGGCTGATTCACCGGCTCGGTCTCGACGACAGCATCTACACCCACATCTCCGTCCGCCTTCCGGGCCGGCAAGACCGCTTTCTCATCAACCCCTACGGCCTGCGTTTCGAGGAAGTGACGGCGTCCAACCTGGTGACGGTCGATCTCGACGGGAACGTCATCGATGACCCCATGGAGCTCGGCATCAACCCGGCAGGCTTTACGATTCACAGTGCGATCCACTCCGCGCGGCATGATGCGATCTGCGTCCTGCACACGCACACGGTTGCGGGCATCGCCGTTGCCTGCCAGAAGCAGGGGCTGCTGCCGCTTAATCAATGGTCGCTGCAGTTTACTGATTGCCTCGCCTATCACGACTATGAAGGCATCGCGCTCGATCTCGACGAGCGATCGCGCCTGGTCGCCGATCTCGGCGACAAGTTCGTAATGGTGTTGCGCAATCACGGCCTGCTGACCTGCGGGCGCTCCGTCGCCGAGGCCTTCAAGCTGATGCACAATCTGGAGCGCTCCTGCCGCGCCCAACTGGCAATCCAGTCATCGGGCGCTGAGATCATCGAGCTATCCGCAGCCGTCGCCCGCAAGACGGCCGGCCAATACGCAAGCTTCTACGACGCGATCGAAACAAATGGCGTGCCCGACAACGAATGGGCGGCCTTCAAGCGGATGCTCGAGCGGACCGATCCCGACTTTGCCAACTGA
- a CDS encoding GntR family transcriptional regulator — translation MQAIVQGRLPPGSKVVEAGVARELGVSRAPVREAARLLEKQGLLVASPRRGFFVRKLEIRNIDEIYDLRLCIERHASVLAAKRLSPESRDMLRRQIDVLHRTADLDDPARQVEEDYRFHRLIFEIADNRRLLRLFDDLAAELRMVIGLIGRLYDDPHEIARTHEPLLAAIEAGHPERITAHVDYHIGHAWREVGRLVRELTPPLGNPTEPSSILFPTNGVSV, via the coding sequence ATGCAGGCCATCGTTCAGGGGCGGCTGCCTCCTGGTTCCAAGGTGGTGGAGGCAGGGGTTGCCCGGGAATTAGGCGTCAGCCGCGCGCCGGTGCGCGAAGCGGCGCGCCTTCTGGAGAAACAGGGGCTGCTGGTCGCGAGCCCGCGCCGCGGCTTTTTCGTCCGCAAGCTCGAAATCAGAAACATCGACGAGATCTACGATCTGCGTCTGTGCATCGAACGCCATGCCAGCGTGCTGGCGGCGAAGCGCCTCTCTCCGGAGTCGCGAGATATGTTGCGCCGGCAAATCGATGTTCTGCACCGGACCGCCGATCTCGACGATCCCGCCCGGCAGGTGGAAGAGGATTATCGCTTTCACCGGCTGATTTTTGAAATCGCGGATAACCGCCGCCTGCTGCGGCTGTTCGATGATCTCGCAGCCGAGCTGCGCATGGTCATCGGCCTGATCGGCCGCCTCTATGACGACCCGCACGAGATCGCGAGGACTCACGAGCCGCTGCTGGCGGCGATCGAAGCCGGTCATCCCGAGCGCATCACGGCGCATGTCGACTACCATATCGGTCACGCCTGGCGCGAAGTCGGCAGGCTGGTGCGAGAGCTCACGCCGCCGCTCGGCAATCCCACTGAGCCGAGCAGCATCCTGTTTCCAACCAACGGAGTGTCCGTGTGA
- a CDS encoding histone deacetylase family protein, which yields MKAVYTELHRSHDPQFFLVRGVIKRTTEQPERADRLLAGLKAGKHSLVEPTVFGQGPRARVHSAEYLRFLEEAWDAWVALGDSGSEMIANIHPVRYGATYPTHIVGRLGWHAADTAAPIGKGTYAAACAATDVATTAAQLVMDGEDAVYALCRPPGHHAYADMSGGFCFFNNSAVAAAQLRLQHERVAILDVDVHHGNGTQGIFYERSDVLTVSIHADPVFFYPFVWGYAHERGAGPGLGANLNIPLPKGTGDDDYIKALGDAEKTIRAFAPGALVVALGLDASEHDPLAGLAVTTAGFRRIGAAIARLGLPTVFVQEGGYLSDILGANLTAVLGGFEEAR from the coding sequence GTGAAGGCCGTCTACACCGAACTGCATCGAAGCCACGATCCGCAATTCTTCCTGGTGCGGGGCGTCATCAAACGCACCACCGAGCAGCCCGAGCGTGCCGACCGGTTGCTGGCGGGGCTTAAGGCCGGCAAGCACAGCCTCGTCGAGCCGACGGTGTTCGGCCAGGGGCCGCGGGCGCGCGTTCACAGCGCGGAATACCTGCGTTTTCTGGAGGAAGCCTGGGACGCCTGGGTTGCGCTCGGCGATTCCGGCTCGGAGATGATCGCCAACATCCACCCGGTTCGCTACGGCGCCACATACCCAACCCATATCGTCGGCCGCCTCGGCTGGCACGCGGCGGATACGGCAGCTCCGATAGGCAAGGGCACTTACGCCGCCGCTTGTGCCGCCACCGATGTTGCCACGACCGCGGCGCAACTCGTCATGGACGGCGAAGACGCTGTCTATGCGCTGTGCCGGCCGCCGGGCCATCACGCCTATGCCGATATGTCGGGCGGCTTCTGTTTCTTCAACAACAGCGCGGTGGCAGCGGCGCAGCTTCGGCTGCAGCATGAGCGCGTCGCAATCCTCGATGTCGACGTGCATCACGGCAACGGCACGCAGGGCATCTTCTACGAGCGCTCCGATGTGCTGACGGTGTCGATCCACGCCGATCCCGTCTTCTTCTATCCCTTCGTGTGGGGATATGCGCATGAGCGCGGTGCCGGTCCGGGCCTCGGCGCTAATCTGAACATCCCGCTGCCGAAGGGCACCGGGGATGACGATTACATCAAGGCGCTCGGCGACGCCGAAAAAACCATCCGCGCGTTTGCGCCCGGCGCGCTGGTGGTGGCCCTCGGCCTCGATGCCTCCGAGCACGATCCGCTCGCCGGTCTTGCGGTGACCACCGCCGGCTTCCGCCGCATCGGCGCCGCGATCGCGCGGCTCGGCCTGCCGACGGTTTTCGTCCAGGAAGGCGGTTATCTCTCGGATATTCTCGGCGCCAATCTCACCGCTGTGCTCGGCGGCTTCGAGGAGGCGCGTTAG
- a CDS encoding Mrp/NBP35 family ATP-binding protein — protein sequence MSATSSDLKARATSKAAGIPGVKHVIAVASGKGGVGKSTTSCNLALGFAALGLKTGILDADIYGPSQQKLFGLRGKPRQLGPRMLEPLERFGVKVMSIGFLVEEDNAMIWRGPMVISAITQMLREVAWGDLDILVVDLPPGTGDAQLTMAQQAPLAGAIIVSTPQDLALIDARRGIAMFQKVSIPILGLIENMSSFCCPTCNHVTPIFGHGGARAEAERRGVPYLGEIPLDMQIRQTSDDGRPIVAVEPDGVHAKQYVSIAREVWTAIVTGAAHRPPPRIVIE from the coding sequence GTGTCCGCCACCTCTTCAGATCTCAAGGCCCGCGCGACGTCAAAGGCCGCCGGCATTCCCGGCGTCAAGCACGTCATCGCCGTCGCCTCCGGCAAGGGCGGCGTCGGCAAATCCACCACCTCGTGCAATCTCGCGCTCGGCTTCGCGGCGCTCGGACTGAAGACCGGCATTCTCGATGCCGACATCTACGGTCCGTCGCAACAAAAACTGTTCGGACTGCGCGGCAAGCCGCGCCAACTCGGCCCGCGCATGCTGGAGCCGCTGGAGCGGTTCGGCGTCAAGGTGATGTCGATCGGCTTTCTGGTCGAGGAAGACAACGCCATGATCTGGCGCGGGCCGATGGTGATCTCGGCGATCACGCAGATGCTGCGCGAAGTCGCATGGGGCGACCTCGATATCCTCGTCGTCGACCTGCCGCCCGGCACCGGCGACGCGCAGCTCACCATGGCGCAACAGGCGCCGCTCGCCGGCGCGATCATCGTCTCGACGCCACAGGACCTCGCGCTGATCGACGCGCGGCGCGGCATCGCCATGTTTCAGAAGGTGAGCATTCCGATCCTGGGCCTGATCGAGAACATGTCGAGCTTCTGCTGCCCGACCTGCAACCACGTCACGCCGATCTTCGGCCACGGCGGCGCGCGAGCGGAAGCCGAACGCCGCGGCGTTCCCTATCTCGGCGAGATACCGCTGGATATGCAGATTCGCCAGACCTCCGACGATGGCCGACCGATCGTCGCCGTCGAGCCCGACGGCGTTCACGCCAAGCAATATGTGAGTATTGCGCGTGAAGTCTGGACCGCGATCGTAACCGGCGCGGCGCACCGGCCACCGCCGCGCATCGTCATCGAATAG
- a CDS encoding 4Fe-4S binding protein — MSAATSRLLICSCEKTMPLDADAIGRGCASKITQANQLCGLELDRFKEALAEGAPITVACTQEAPLFREVAENTPQAQLNFVNIRETGGWSKDAAAAGPKAAALIAAAGEEMPPLSLVTLESSGVALIYGRDEIAIEAAQRLADRLDITVLLTKPSDVIPRRTNEFPVLKGTIRNARGHLGQFELSIDDYALPSPSSRAKLVFGPSRNGATSTCDLILDLSGGAPLFPAHELRPGYLRADPRDKAAVERAIADAGGLVGTFDKPRFVNFEPSLCAHSRSSITGCTRCLDLCPTGAITPNGNAVAIDANVCAGCGSCASVCPTGAASYALPSADALMRRLRTLLQTYRKAGGSDAVVLFHDGEHGEDIIDALARFGDGLPADVLPLRVNEVTQVGPEIIASVFAYGGSGVALLTRAKPRHDITALRRAVETSDRIVSALGFGAGIIQIIETDDPDQLRAMLDAAPRGIATQKPAGFVPRGAKRGVLETTFRELHLAAPTPVEVVPLAPGAPFGTVNLNVDGCTLCHACVTACPTGALSDNPDRAMLRFTESLCVQCGLCQSTCPEKVISIEPRLDFRAWNTPQRVLKEEEPFNCIACGKPFGTKSSIDRVLAKLGGERHWMFQGANAKRLDVIKMCADCRVEAVVNESFDPHAVPQRPPVMSTEDYLRAREVKKDDPLGS; from the coding sequence ATGAGTGCGGCGACGTCGCGCCTCCTGATTTGCAGTTGCGAGAAGACCATGCCGCTCGATGCGGATGCGATCGGCCGTGGCTGCGCGAGCAAGATCACGCAGGCAAATCAGCTCTGCGGGCTCGAACTCGACCGCTTCAAGGAGGCGCTCGCCGAGGGCGCGCCGATTACGGTTGCCTGCACCCAGGAAGCGCCGCTGTTTCGGGAAGTGGCGGAGAACACCCCGCAAGCCCAGCTCAACTTCGTCAACATCCGCGAGACCGGCGGCTGGTCGAAGGACGCCGCGGCAGCCGGTCCGAAAGCAGCCGCGCTGATTGCTGCGGCGGGCGAAGAAATGCCCCCGCTCTCGCTGGTGACGCTCGAGAGTAGCGGCGTTGCACTGATCTACGGCCGCGACGAAATCGCCATCGAGGCGGCGCAGCGTCTCGCCGATCGTTTGGACATTACGGTGCTTCTAACCAAGCCTAGCGATGTGATCCCACGCCGCACCAACGAATTTCCCGTGCTCAAAGGCACGATCCGCAACGCCCGCGGCCATCTCGGCCAGTTCGAGCTTTCGATCGACGACTACGCACTGCCATCCCCCTCTTCGCGAGCCAAGCTCGTGTTCGGGCCGTCGCGCAATGGCGCGACCTCGACCTGCGATCTGATCCTCGATCTCTCCGGTGGCGCACCGCTGTTCCCCGCGCATGAACTGCGTCCCGGCTATCTGCGCGCCGACCCGCGCGACAAGGCCGCCGTCGAGCGCGCGATCGCAGATGCCGGCGGCCTGGTCGGCACCTTCGACAAGCCGCGCTTTGTCAATTTCGAGCCGTCGCTCTGCGCGCATTCGCGCTCGTCCATTACCGGATGCACGCGCTGTCTTGACCTCTGTCCGACCGGTGCGATCACGCCGAACGGGAACGCCGTCGCAATCGACGCCAATGTCTGCGCCGGCTGCGGCTCCTGCGCTTCCGTATGTCCGACCGGCGCGGCGTCTTATGCATTGCCGAGCGCGGACGCGCTGATGCGGCGGCTGCGCACGCTGCTGCAGACTTACCGCAAGGCCGGCGGCAGCGATGCCGTGGTCTTGTTTCATGACGGCGAGCATGGCGAGGACATCATCGATGCCCTGGCGCGGTTCGGCGATGGCTTGCCGGCCGACGTACTGCCGCTGCGCGTCAACGAAGTAACGCAGGTCGGACCGGAGATCATCGCGTCCGTCTTCGCCTATGGCGGTAGCGGCGTCGCGCTGCTGACGCGCGCAAAACCTCGCCACGATATCACGGCACTTCGCCGCGCGGTCGAGACGTCGGATCGAATCGTTAGCGCACTCGGCTTCGGCGCCGGCATCATCCAGATCATCGAGACGGACGATCCGGATCAACTGCGCGCCATGCTGGATGCTGCCCCCCGCGGGATAGCAACGCAAAAGCCGGCCGGCTTTGTGCCGCGCGGGGCGAAACGCGGCGTGCTCGAAACGACATTTCGCGAGCTGCACCTGGCCGCGCCCACGCCCGTCGAGGTCGTGCCGCTGGCGCCGGGCGCTCCCTTCGGCACCGTGAACCTGAATGTCGACGGCTGCACGCTCTGCCATGCCTGCGTCACCGCCTGCCCGACTGGCGCGCTATCAGATAACCCTGATCGCGCGATGCTGCGCTTTACCGAAAGCCTCTGCGTGCAGTGCGGGCTCTGCCAATCCACCTGCCCGGAAAAGGTCATCAGCATCGAACCGCGTCTCGACTTCCGGGCCTGGAACACGCCGCAGCGCGTGCTGAAAGAGGAAGAGCCGTTCAACTGCATCGCCTGCGGCAAACCATTCGGCACCAAGAGCTCGATCGATCGCGTGCTGGCCAAGCTCGGCGGCGAGAGGCACTGGATGTTCCAGGGCGCCAACGCGAAGCGCCTTGACGTTATCAAGATGTGCGCGGATTGCCGCGTCGAAGCGGTGGTGAACGAGAGTTTCGACCCGCATGCGGTGCCGCAACGCCCGCCGGTCATGTCGACGGAAGATTATCTGCGCGCGCGCGAAGTGAAGAAGGACGATCCGCTTGGATCGTGA